The following coding sequences lie in one Montipora foliosa isolate CH-2021 chromosome 11, ASM3666993v2, whole genome shotgun sequence genomic window:
- the LOC137977007 gene encoding uncharacterized protein, with product MYTSISSYYDDVKILPPIGQSDHSSVFMQSSKRSRAHQQPTYSIRRTSKSFDKRALVSELSTVNWSNLYRMDSVIDQFAHFSHTLSLSMDKHLPLRKTKNHPGDKPWLNKDIKDAISKRQRAWSSGNTLTYNFYRNKVNKLCKSARKIYYENNILNTKTRDANKWWKNVKTVAGLSKSDPLTSIAHEGEFKNGLELAEVIASSFCKVSNDLPPLQFHKVPVDGVPDEFIITSHHVEAELEEICLHKAPGPDDIPNWVLKTCAPILANPICSIFNTSIRQGSVPAIWKCADVIPVPKVPKPTIDQLSRICSPFP from the coding sequence ATGTACACTTCAATTTCCTCGTACTATGATGATGTTAAAATTCTTCCACCGATTGGACAATCAGACCATTCAAGTGTATTTATGCAATCTTCAAAACGAAGTCGTGCACATCAACAGCCTACCTACTCTATTAGAAGAACTTCCAAATCTTTTGATAAACGAGCACTTGTTAGCGAGCTGTCAACGGTTAATTGGTCTAATCTTTATCGCATGGACTCTGTGATTGACCAGTTTGCTCACTTCTCGCATACGTTATCATTATCAATGGATAAGCATCTACCTCTTCGCAAAACCAAGAACCATCCTGGTGATAAGCCATGGTTAAACAAGGACATAAAAGACGCCATCTCAAAGAGACAACGGGCGTGGTCATCCGGAAACACCCTAACGTATAACTTCTATCGCAACAAAGTTAATAAACTTTGTAAATCAGCTCGAAAAATATATTATGAGAATAACATCCTCAACACCAAAACTCGCGACGCTAATAAATGGTGGAAGAATGTCAAAACTGTGGCTGGTTTATCAAAATCTGATCCATTGACAAGTATCGCTCACGAAGGAGAGTTTAAGAATGGTCTTGAGCTTGCTGAAGTTATTGCTTCTTCATTTTGCAAGGTTTCGAATGATTTACCACCTCTACAGTTTCATAAAGTCCCTGTCGATGGCGTGCCCGATGAGTTCATCATTACAAGTCACCACGTCGAGGCTGAGTTGGAAGAGATCTGCTTACATAAAGCCCCTGGTCCAGATGATATTCCTAACTGGGTTCTGAAGACATGTGCTCCAATTCTAGCAAACCCAATTTGCTCTATCTTCAATACTAGCATCAGACAAGGATCTGTTCCTGCGATCTGGAAATGTGCTGACGTAATCCCAGTCCCCAAGGTACCAAAGCCTACAATAGATCAATTGAGTCGGATTTGCAGCCCATTTCCTTGA
- the LOC137977466 gene encoding uncharacterized protein, which translates to MANFICDNREVKLENQTLGRSFRHLIYHFWETLHPVNELPLLGQSVVWHVQCQCHEMGMLSHDLLDQFSQPHSQPSIPGPYMDHIICFGATYRENKDGPRTEPCGTPRAKRIGSDVSSPILTD; encoded by the exons CTTGAAAACCAAACCCTTGGCAGGTCCTTCAGGCATCTCATCTATCATTTCTGGGAGACGTTG CATCCAGTGAATGAGCTACCACTTCTTGGCCAGTCCGTGGTTTGGCATGTCCAGTGTCAGTGTCACGAAATGGGAATGTTATCACATGACCTTTTAGACCAGTTTTCACAACCTCACAGCCAACCTTCCATACCTGGGCCATATATGGACCATATTATTTGCTTTG GTGCAACATACAGAGAGAACAAAGATGGTCCGAGGACAGAGCCCTGTGGTACACCTCGGGCTAAACGGATCGGTTCTGACGTCTCATCACCAATCTTGACAGACTGA